One genomic region from Chelmon rostratus isolate fCheRos1 chromosome 11, fCheRos1.pri, whole genome shotgun sequence encodes:
- the si:dkey-191g9.5 gene encoding rap1 GTPase-GDP dissociation stimulator 1 has protein sequence MTDTDSLSEALKAISVSTELIEEELKPHLDAVLAALLEKKKDAAVEITRSGILPTLAQALRGKNSLNCQVALVVAEMAREAAVREPCIEAGLVKVLVPHLNSNNEEMLLNTGRAIGRICFDNSYQQDQLVQSGVIPRLLCIIREYPENDPLVNVCLLALCNLADMDSARDALAELDVADVLTFQLKRAPDAERRHVILEILSSLGESDTLKLQFAESDVPEALSEMIRGLQGGSDPHDLCSIKIASNLIVSLLLGDESMQKCFGEGSGLVYQDVLSWLQSPNTQLQLSGALAIANFARNDSNCVKMLDLGVVPHILTLLEQHVDEGDVSVQHAGLSALRNLAIPATNKVRMLEDGVTERIKTLLRSDMPPVQFKLLGTLRMMVDGQEEAALVLGRDAVLLARVMEWCEAKDHAGVRGEASRLLAALIRHSRSPEVVSAVAKAAGVRHLISMATSEHVIMQNEALVSLAIASAIDIESMNDTFRDAELLPMLKKMLEDPVGAVEVKFSALGLICSLANSGVMKEQLNSVNMKESLSKLTDHSSSKLASQASSVLAILGDTS, from the exons actCCCTGAGCGAGGCACTAAAGGCTATCAGTGTGAGTACAGAGCTGATCGAGGAGGAGCTGAAACCGCATTTGGACGCAgtgctggctgctctgctggaaAAGA AgaaagatgctgctgttgagaTCACAAGAAGTGGGATTCTGCCCACACTGGCTCAGGCCCTGCGCGGTAAAAACAGCCTGAACTGCCAGGTGGCTCTGGTGGTGGCAGAGATGGCTCGTGAAG ctgcagtcaggGAGCCGTGCATTGAAGCAGGCCTGGTGAAGGTGCTGGTTCCCCATCTGAACAGCAATAACGAGGAGATGCTGCTGAATACTGGCAGGGCCATCGGACGCATCTGCTTTGACAACT CATACCAACAGGACCAGTTGGTCCAGAGTGGTGTGATCCCCAGACTGTTGTGCATAATAAGAGAGTATCCAGAGAACGACCCCCTGGTCAACGTCTGCCTGCTGGCCCTCTGTAACCTGGCTGATATGG ACTCTGCGCGGGATGCCCTGGCAGAGCTGGACGTTGCAGACGTGCTGACGTTTCAGCTGAAACGGGCGCCAGATGCTGAACGCCGACATGTCATCCTGGAAATACTGAGCTCACTGGGCGAGAGCG ATAcgctgaagctgcagtttgcagaGTCAGATGTACCAGAAGCTTTGTCAGAGATGATTCGGGGTCTGCAGGGAGGTTCTGACCCCCACGACCTCTGCAGCATCAAAATCGCCTCCAACCTCATAGTGTCCCTGCTTTTAGGAG atgAGTCTATGCAGAAGTGTTTTGGTGAGGGATCAGGTCTGGTGTATCAGGATGTTCTGTCCTGGCTGCAGAGCCCCAACACGCAGCTGCAGCTGTCCGGAGCCCTGGCCATCGCCAACTTTGCCAGGAACG acAGTAACTGCGTGAAGATGCTGGACCTCGGTGTGGTCCCTCACATCCTCACCTTGTTGGAGCAGCATGTCGACGAAGGAGATGTGTCTGTTCAACATGCTGGACTGAGCGCGCTCAGAAACCTGGCCATTCCTG CCACCAATAAAGTGCGGATGCTGGAGGACGGCGTGACTGAGAGGATAAAGACGCTGCTGCGCTCTGACATGCCACCAGTTCAGTTCAAACTGCTGGGTACATTACGCATGATGGTGGATGGACAGG aggaggCAGCCTTGGTGCTGGGGAGAGATGCTGTGCTGCTGGCTCGGGTCATGGAGTGGTGTGAAGCCAAAGACCATGCAGGAGTCAGAGGAGAAGCCAGTCGCCTGTTGGCTGCCCTCATCAGACACAGCCGCAGCCCC GAAGTTGTCAGTGCTGTAGCCAAAGCAGCTGGGGTTCGGCACCTTatctccatggcaacaagtGAACATGTCATCATGCAGAACGAGGCCCTGGTTTCCCTGGCGATAGCATCTGCCATTGACATTG AGTCAATGAATGATACGTTTAGAGATGCGGAGCTGTTGCCCATGCTGAAGAAGATGTTGGAGGATCCTGTGGGGGCGGTCGAAGTCAAGTTCAGCGCTTTAGGTCTCATCTGTAGCCTGGCTAACTCTG GTGTGATGAAGGAGCAGTTGAACTCTGTGAATATGAAGGAAAGCCTCAGTAAACTGACAGATCATAGCAGCAGTAAACTGGCCTCACAGGCCAGCTCCGTACTGGCCATTCTTGGAGACACCAGCTAA